From a region of the Odoribacter splanchnicus DSM 20712 genome:
- the carB gene encoding carbamoyl-phosphate synthase (glutamine-hydrolyzing) large subunit, whose product MKEINKILLLGSGALKIGQAGEFDYSGSQALKAIREEGKYSVLINPNIATVQTSEGVADKIYYLPVTPEYVEEVIKKERPDGILLSFGGQTALNCGVELYQKGILEKYDVQVLGTPVQAIIDTEDREIFANKLREIDVKTPRSIAANSMEEAIAASKELGFPIIVRAAYTLGGLGSGFCSDEEELRKLAASAFSYSPQVLIEESLKGWKEVEYEVVRDQYDNCITVCNMENFDPLGIHTGESIVVAPSQTLSNSEYHKLRAIAIKIIRHIGIVGECNVQYTLDPNSEDYRVIEVNARLSRSSALASKATGYPLAFVAAKLGLGYGLHEIKNSVTKVTTACFEPALDYVVCKIPRWDLNKFEGVSKLIGSSMKSVGEIMAIGRTFEEAIQKGLRMVGQGMHGFAGNKIEIPDIDEELVNPTDKRVFAIAEAFDRGYDVDKIHEMTRIDKWFLERLQNIHYLKNELNKYSTITGVSSVLLRKAKQMGFSDFQIGRLTIKDDRLTAHQKMLEVREYRKGLGILPCVKQIDTLAGEYPAMTNYLYVTYNGTENDIQYEHDGRSVIVLGSGAYRIGSSVEFDWCGVSALNTINKMGYRSVMINYNPETVSTDYDTCDRLYFDELSFERVMDIVELEEPRGVIVSTGGQIPNNLAMRLNGQHVNILGTSAESIDRAEDRQKFSTMCDHLGIDQPRWKELTSLEDIYTFVDEVGFPLLIRPSYVLSGAAMNVVSNREELVHFLELAAEVSKDHPVVVTEFIEQAKEVEIDAVAQHGEIKAYAISEHVEFAGVHSGDATIVFPAQKLYVETMRRIKRIARAIAKELNISGPFNMQFLAKDNDIKVIECNLRASRSFPFVSKVLKYNFIEMATRIMLGEHVAELNKSVFDLDYVGVKASQFSFARLLKADPVLGVDMSSTGEVGCIGENYYEAILKSMISVGNRIPEKNILISSGPSRSKVELLNSTKMLIAKGYHIFATAGTAKFFEENGIRVTILHWPDEEKEPNIMDYLRNKKIDMVINIPKNHTKRELDNGYKIRRAAVDYNIPLITNARLASAFIYAICKVDRQDMAIKSWDEYK is encoded by the coding sequence ATGAAGGAAATAAATAAAATATTATTATTGGGTTCGGGAGCATTGAAAATCGGTCAAGCCGGTGAATTCGACTATTCTGGATCCCAGGCTTTGAAAGCCATCCGTGAAGAGGGAAAATACAGTGTGCTGATTAATCCGAATATTGCTACTGTGCAGACTTCGGAAGGGGTGGCCGATAAAATTTATTATTTACCGGTTACTCCTGAATATGTAGAAGAAGTCATCAAAAAAGAACGGCCTGATGGTATTTTGCTTTCTTTCGGGGGGCAGACTGCATTGAATTGTGGTGTCGAATTGTATCAGAAAGGCATCCTTGAAAAATATGATGTGCAGGTATTGGGTACTCCTGTGCAGGCGATTATCGATACGGAGGACCGGGAGATTTTTGCCAATAAATTACGCGAAATAGATGTAAAAACCCCTCGTAGTATTGCTGCCAATAGCATGGAAGAAGCCATCGCTGCTTCGAAAGAACTCGGTTTCCCGATTATTGTACGTGCTGCCTACACTTTAGGAGGTTTGGGTTCAGGCTTTTGTTCCGATGAAGAAGAACTTCGTAAATTGGCTGCCAGTGCTTTCTCTTATTCGCCTCAGGTGTTGATCGAAGAATCTTTGAAAGGTTGGAAAGAAGTAGAATATGAAGTTGTCCGTGATCAGTACGATAACTGTATCACCGTATGCAATATGGAAAATTTCGATCCACTGGGAATTCATACCGGTGAAAGTATCGTAGTGGCTCCTTCTCAGACTTTGAGTAACAGTGAATATCATAAACTTCGGGCTATCGCTATCAAGATTATTCGTCACATCGGAATTGTCGGAGAATGTAATGTTCAGTATACCCTGGATCCGAACTCTGAAGATTACCGGGTGATCGAGGTGAATGCCCGTTTGTCCCGTTCCAGTGCTTTGGCTTCGAAAGCGACGGGTTATCCCCTGGCTTTCGTAGCTGCCAAATTAGGATTGGGATACGGTTTACATGAGATTAAAAATTCTGTTACAAAAGTGACTACCGCTTGTTTCGAACCGGCTTTGGATTATGTCGTTTGTAAAATTCCGCGCTGGGATTTGAATAAGTTCGAAGGAGTGTCCAAGCTGATCGGATCCTCTATGAAGAGCGTCGGAGAAATTATGGCTATCGGACGTACTTTTGAAGAAGCGATACAAAAAGGACTCCGGATGGTGGGACAAGGTATGCACGGATTTGCCGGAAATAAGATTGAAATCCCGGATATCGATGAAGAATTGGTGAATCCCACGGATAAACGGGTTTTTGCTATCGCCGAAGCTTTCGACAGAGGATACGATGTGGATAAAATACATGAGATGACACGTATCGATAAATGGTTTTTGGAGAGGTTACAAAATATCCATTATCTGAAAAATGAGCTGAATAAATATTCGACCATTACAGGAGTGAGTTCTGTTCTGCTTCGGAAAGCAAAACAAATGGGATTTTCAGATTTTCAGATCGGACGTCTGACAATCAAAGACGATCGGCTGACTGCTCATCAAAAAATGCTGGAAGTGCGTGAATATCGGAAAGGATTGGGAATTTTACCTTGTGTTAAACAGATAGATACGTTGGCCGGAGAATATCCGGCAATGACCAATTACCTGTATGTGACCTATAATGGGACGGAAAACGATATTCAGTATGAACATGACGGCCGGTCGGTCATTGTACTGGGTTCCGGTGCCTATCGGATCGGTAGTAGCGTAGAATTCGACTGGTGTGGGGTCAGTGCTTTGAATACGATCAATAAGATGGGATACCGTTCTGTGATGATTAATTATAATCCGGAGACGGTGAGTACGGATTACGATACCTGCGATCGTCTTTATTTCGACGAATTGTCTTTCGAGCGTGTGATGGATATTGTAGAGCTGGAAGAACCGAGGGGAGTGATTGTTTCTACCGGTGGACAAATTCCGAATAACCTGGCGATGCGTCTGAACGGTCAGCATGTCAATATTTTAGGTACATCGGCAGAATCCATCGACCGGGCCGAAGACCGTCAGAAATTTTCTACGATGTGTGATCACTTGGGTATCGATCAACCCCGCTGGAAAGAATTGACCAGTCTGGAGGATATTTATACGTTTGTCGATGAGGTCGGATTTCCTTTGTTGATTCGTCCTTCATATGTCCTTTCGGGAGCTGCAATGAATGTTGTATCCAATAGGGAAGAATTGGTTCATTTTCTCGAACTAGCTGCTGAAGTATCTAAAGATCATCCGGTTGTGGTGACCGAATTTATCGAACAGGCTAAAGAAGTAGAGATAGACGCCGTAGCTCAGCATGGAGAAATAAAAGCCTATGCCATTAGTGAACACGTAGAGTTTGCCGGCGTACATTCCGGAGATGCTACGATTGTCTTTCCGGCACAAAAACTATACGTGGAAACCATGCGGCGGATTAAAAGGATTGCCCGTGCTATTGCGAAAGAACTGAATATTTCCGGGCCTTTCAATATGCAATTCCTGGCCAAAGACAACGATATCAAAGTGATCGAATGTAATCTGCGTGCTTCGCGGAGTTTTCCGTTCGTATCGAAAGTTTTGAAATATAACTTTATCGAAATGGCAACCCGGATTATGTTGGGTGAACATGTAGCCGAATTGAATAAATCGGTTTTCGATTTGGATTATGTCGGAGTCAAAGCTTCTCAATTTTCGTTTGCCCGTTTGTTAAAGGCCGATCCGGTGTTAGGAGTGGATATGTCGTCTACCGGAGAGGTGGGATGTATCGGTGAAAACTATTACGAAGCTATCTTAAAGAGTATGATTTCTGTAGGTAACCGGATTCCTGAAAAGAATATTCTGATTTCTTCGGGCCCCAGCCGTTCAAAAGTGGAATTACTCAATTCTACAAAAATGCTCATTGCCAAAGGATATCATATTTTTGCAACAGCAGGTACGGCTAAGTTCTTTGAGGAAAACGGTATTCGTGTCACCATCCTTCATTGGCCCGACGAAGAGAAAGAACCGAATATTATGGACTACCTGCGGAATAAAAAAATAGATATGGTGATTAACATTCCGAAGAATCATACAAAACGGGAATTGGATAACGGTTATAAAATCCGCCGGGCTGCCGTGGATTATAATATCCCTCTGATTACCAATGCTCGTCTGGCCAGTGCTTTCATTTATGCCATCTGTAAAGTCGACCGGCAAGACATGGCGATCAAGAGTTGGGACGAATACAAATAA
- a CDS encoding RNA polymerase sigma-70 factor, producing the protein MPGKKIEISDDCLMKQLKLKSYRAFEVVFNRYYAGLYRFALAYLMNRELAEDVVQEVFCSLWTSSLSIPESTHLKSYLYASVKHACLDYFKHLQVIDINQDKLTEALIFSGTIEYEDNEDLLEKVKACLDKLPEQQRRVLELKVFRDMSYREIAETLNISELTVHTHIKRAYKFIRSSLPLLYCFLKYWEQL; encoded by the coding sequence ATGCCTGGTAAAAAGATAGAAATTTCGGATGATTGCTTGATGAAACAACTGAAACTTAAGTCGTATAGGGCTTTTGAAGTGGTTTTTAATCGTTATTATGCGGGATTATATCGTTTTGCTTTGGCTTATCTGATGAATCGTGAATTAGCGGAAGATGTGGTTCAGGAAGTGTTTTGTTCGCTCTGGACTTCTTCGCTTTCAATTCCCGAAAGTACCCATCTGAAAAGTTATCTTTATGCTTCTGTAAAACATGCTTGTCTGGATTATTTTAAACATTTACAGGTGATAGACATCAATCAGGATAAATTGACAGAAGCTTTGATTTTTTCCGGGACAATAGAATATGAAGATAATGAGGATTTATTGGAAAAGGTGAAAGCATGTCTGGATAAATTACCTGAGCAACAAAGACGGGTATTGGAATTAAAAGTATTCCGCGATATGAGTTATCGTGAGATAGCAGAAACATTGAATATTTCAGAATTGACAGTCCACACCCACATAAAGAGAGCATATAAATTTATACGGAGTTCTTTGCCTTTGCTCTATTGTTTCCTGAAATATTGGGAGCAATTATAG
- a CDS encoding FecR family protein produces MKIDWKIIRNWALGEASEKEKQEVERWGEMGEENRNFLEDTYNYYCEESMVENPSPENMKRVWRKLDPYRQMRRRRMRQMSLVAASVILGIGIFWGDHFFSGVKMEKTFSRTIPVRLITSDGIQHDLNKGTLKDSLKVGFKNEISEGLQLGTVIQKKEMTERFHEIIVPRCGEYRLVLSDGTRIYLNAESSLRFPDVFGDERKVYLTGEAYFEVTQDSLRPFLVEFEGACVKVLGTQFNVRAYPTGPSFTTLVSGCVKIVHKNQVLQLEPGQQCEVREEKMLLHNADLMTVLAWKNGEFIFKDVALETIMDELARWYDMQVDYETEDLKKMRFYLYVERSENLEEVLQKIALTNQVKYRVNGKKIIIQR; encoded by the coding sequence ATGAAAATTGATTGGAAAATTATAAGGAATTGGGCTTTGGGAGAAGCTTCAGAAAAAGAAAAACAAGAAGTGGAGAGATGGGGGGAGATGGGAGAAGAAAACCGGAATTTTCTCGAAGATACTTATAACTATTATTGTGAAGAAAGTATGGTAGAGAATCCTTCTCCGGAAAATATGAAACGTGTTTGGAGAAAATTGGATCCTTACAGGCAGATGAGAAGACGTCGGATGAGGCAGATGAGTTTGGTTGCCGCCAGTGTGATTCTTGGGATTGGAATATTTTGGGGAGATCATTTTTTCTCCGGGGTAAAAATGGAGAAAACTTTTTCAAGAACGATTCCTGTACGGTTGATAACCTCAGACGGTATTCAGCATGATCTGAATAAAGGTACATTGAAAGATTCTTTAAAAGTTGGTTTTAAGAATGAAATTTCAGAGGGATTGCAACTCGGTACTGTCATTCAGAAGAAAGAAATGACGGAGCGTTTCCATGAAATTATTGTTCCGCGTTGTGGAGAATATCGATTGGTTCTGTCCGATGGGACACGGATATACCTGAATGCCGAATCGTCCCTTCGTTTTCCGGATGTTTTTGGGGATGAACGAAAAGTATATTTGACGGGAGAAGCCTATTTTGAAGTTACACAGGATAGTCTGCGTCCCTTTTTGGTGGAATTTGAAGGAGCCTGCGTTAAGGTGTTGGGAACGCAATTTAATGTAAGAGCATATCCGACGGGCCCTTCTTTCACGACATTGGTTTCCGGTTGTGTGAAAATAGTGCATAAAAATCAGGTTTTGCAGTTGGAACCTGGTCAGCAGTGTGAAGTAAGAGAAGAGAAGATGTTGTTGCATAATGCGGATTTGATGACTGTTTTAGCTTGGAAAAACGGGGAATTCATTTTTAAGGATGTTGCTTTGGAAACTATAATGGATGAACTAGCCCGTTGGTATGATATGCAAGTGGACTATGAAACGGAAGATTTGAAAAAAATGCGGTTTTACCTTTATGTGGAGCGAAGTGAAAACCTCGAAGAAGTGCTGCAGAAAATAGCTTTGACAAACCAGGTAAAATACCGGGTTAATGGAAAGAAAATCATTATACAGAGATAA
- a CDS encoding SusC/RagA family TonB-linked outer membrane protein, with the protein MKKKRRLYFGNLPKYRIFKLKPFIFLILSVFYFGQLFGQRDNPKITFNFQRAPFFKVIENIRQQIPYEFVFNSEDVRSLNNITLSLKEVTLQQALDALLEGSGMEYVIEQKTVVIKKKVNSPSEKSKSILLKGFVTDRQKHPLPGVTVKLIDMMLGTSTNHKGYFSIQLPLERGTLEFSFIGYVSQKVNFTERTTDTLRIVMEELIVGMEEVVVTGYQKVDKRRSTSAITSVKASDVLVPGMSSIDQALEGRIPELMLITNSGEVGATPRIRVRGTSTLIGNREPLWVLDGFIMHDPVNVSVEDLNNPDYINIVGNAIAGINPQDIDRIDVLKDASATALYGTKAANGVIVVTTKKGSIGPARFSYNHTSKLTRRPRYSDRSINLMDSRERVQFGKELSDLHYQFPSNMPKVGYEGALYRYYSGLTDYAGFKQEVLRYETVNTDWFDILTQDAYSHDHTFGVSGGSESMRYYVSLGANFEDGVSKTTKTERYTAMVNLDINFSPKIRANFSLNGNIQRKNHLMPDIDAMDYAYNTSRAIPCYDEDGSLFYYDAIGYGGSNVSHKQFRYNILNEIRNSSNDYRGSTLGANLTLRYNILEDLELSVAGNYMHSSTLQEQWWGEKSHYIARLKNAEYEELGKTGDAGNCILPYGGILNTNNSEQDSYTFRTQVEYRKMFGENQQHLASVMGGFELNGSTSRSIADENRGFVKERGLQFIDNVNLEDYPHYQTWINKNHRSLLHGINHEISGYLTLSYSYKDYFTLNANGRFDASNKFGSRSNEKFLPIWSVSGMWNLKETFMKHADFISNMRLRTSYGIQGNMLEDQSPNLILRQGTINPMYNENISTVARYPNPNLKWEETRQFNVELDLSFLDNRIGINGTLYLKKTEDCFTTVQVSSVNGVPGHSYVMNGGNLENNGYSVGLSGIPVKTRDWQWNLYTYFSGNLNKVRSQTVEKYTIDSYLNGTALVDGEAVSSFYSYRFLGLNPANGIPVFNDYADRMHLLEDRELEDIVLMTMEKSGQRDPIFTGSLSTSLTYKSLSLSVNMSYSLGSKVRLFSLYEPILNGVSAEKNIRKEFVNRWMAPGDELNTNVPVILSPSDPDYFSSLVHFSSVTSSDISHIQQFANSVWDMYDKSDIRVVSGNYLKCSSLSLRYTLNTEWLRKTPFSNVQLSLNSMNLFTVSAKALKGQDPSQAGFAKPNLSVRPSYTFQLNVTF; encoded by the coding sequence ATGAAAAAAAAACGAAGATTATACTTCGGTAATCTGCCGAAGTATAGAATTTTTAAACTCAAACCATTTATTTTCTTGATTTTGAGTGTCTTTTATTTCGGACAGTTATTTGGACAAAGAGATAATCCGAAAATAACATTCAATTTTCAACGGGCTCCGTTTTTCAAGGTCATAGAGAATATCCGGCAGCAAATTCCTTATGAATTTGTATTTAATTCAGAGGATGTCCGCTCTTTGAACAACATTACCCTTTCCCTGAAAGAGGTTACTTTACAACAGGCATTGGATGCCCTGTTGGAAGGTTCCGGTATGGAATATGTGATTGAACAAAAAACAGTGGTAATTAAAAAGAAGGTAAATTCTCCGTCAGAAAAATCAAAATCGATTTTATTGAAGGGATTTGTTACTGATCGCCAGAAACATCCGTTACCGGGAGTAACGGTAAAATTGATAGATATGATGTTGGGGACTTCTACCAATCATAAAGGTTATTTTTCCATTCAACTTCCGTTGGAGCGGGGAACACTTGAGTTTTCTTTTATAGGATATGTTTCACAGAAAGTGAATTTTACAGAACGAACGACAGATACACTTCGGATTGTGATGGAAGAGTTGATTGTAGGGATGGAAGAAGTTGTGGTAACCGGCTATCAGAAAGTCGATAAGCGGCGTTCTACCAGTGCTATTACCTCGGTGAAGGCTTCGGATGTATTGGTTCCCGGAATGAGTAGTATTGACCAGGCTTTGGAAGGAAGGATTCCCGAACTGATGTTAATTACCAATTCCGGTGAAGTGGGTGCAACTCCCAGGATACGGGTACGCGGAACTTCAACTCTGATTGGTAACCGTGAACCTTTGTGGGTACTGGATGGTTTTATTATGCATGATCCGGTGAATGTCAGTGTGGAGGATTTGAATAATCCGGATTATATCAATATTGTCGGAAATGCGATTGCCGGAATAAATCCTCAGGACATAGACCGGATCGATGTGTTGAAGGATGCTTCGGCGACAGCACTTTACGGAACTAAGGCTGCCAATGGCGTGATTGTCGTAACAACAAAAAAAGGTTCTATTGGACCTGCCCGTTTTTCCTATAACCATACATCGAAATTGACCCGCCGTCCCCGGTATTCGGACCGGAGCATAAATCTGATGGATTCCCGGGAACGGGTACAGTTCGGAAAAGAATTGAGCGATTTACATTATCAGTTTCCGTCGAATATGCCTAAAGTCGGATATGAAGGAGCTTTGTACCGTTATTATTCCGGTCTGACTGATTATGCTGGTTTTAAACAGGAAGTGTTGCGTTATGAGACAGTCAATACCGATTGGTTCGATATTTTGACTCAGGATGCCTATTCCCATGACCATACCTTCGGGGTGTCCGGAGGATCGGAAAGTATGCGTTATTACGTTTCATTAGGAGCCAACTTCGAGGATGGGGTATCGAAAACAACAAAAACGGAACGGTATACGGCAATGGTAAACCTGGATATTAATTTTTCACCGAAAATAAGGGCTAATTTTTCTTTAAACGGGAATATTCAGCGGAAAAATCACCTGATGCCTGATATTGATGCGATGGATTATGCTTATAATACTTCCCGGGCTATTCCGTGTTATGATGAAGACGGTTCTTTATTTTATTATGATGCTATTGGTTATGGAGGAAGTAATGTAAGTCATAAACAGTTCAGATATAATATTCTGAATGAAATCAGAAATAGTTCTAATGATTACCGGGGAAGTACTTTAGGGGCGAATCTGACTTTGCGTTACAACATCCTGGAAGACCTGGAGCTTTCCGTTGCTGGAAATTATATGCACAGCAGCACTTTACAGGAGCAATGGTGGGGAGAAAAAAGCCATTATATAGCCCGCTTGAAAAATGCCGAATATGAAGAACTTGGAAAAACGGGAGATGCAGGGAATTGTATTTTACCTTATGGAGGTATACTGAACACCAATAATTCGGAACAAGATTCTTATACTTTCCGGACTCAGGTGGAATACCGGAAGATGTTCGGGGAAAATCAGCAACATTTGGCATCTGTGATGGGAGGTTTTGAATTGAACGGAAGTACTTCCAGGAGTATTGCGGATGAGAACAGAGGATTTGTGAAAGAACGGGGATTGCAGTTCATTGACAATGTGAATCTGGAGGATTATCCGCACTACCAGACCTGGATCAATAAAAATCACCGGTCATTGTTACATGGTATCAACCATGAGATTTCGGGTTACCTGACATTAAGTTACAGCTATAAAGATTATTTCACCTTAAATGCCAACGGACGTTTTGACGCTTCCAATAAATTCGGAAGCCGTAGTAATGAAAAATTCCTCCCTATCTGGTCGGTTTCGGGAATGTGGAATCTGAAAGAAACATTTATGAAGCATGCAGATTTTATTTCAAATATGCGTTTAAGGACTTCTTACGGAATACAGGGAAATATGTTGGAAGACCAGAGTCCGAACCTGATACTGAGACAAGGGACAATTAATCCGATGTATAATGAAAATATTTCAACTGTAGCCCGTTATCCGAATCCGAATCTGAAATGGGAAGAAACCCGTCAGTTCAATGTGGAATTGGATCTTTCCTTTCTGGACAACCGCATAGGGATAAACGGAACATTATACCTGAAAAAGACGGAAGATTGTTTTACGACCGTGCAGGTCTCTTCTGTGAACGGGGTACCGGGCCATTCTTATGTCATGAATGGGGGGAACCTGGAAAATAATGGTTATTCTGTCGGTTTGTCCGGAATTCCGGTGAAAACCCGTGACTGGCAATGGAATCTGTATACTTATTTTTCAGGTAACCTGAATAAAGTGCGTTCTCAGACAGTAGAAAAATATACGATAGATTCTTATTTAAACGGAACTGCATTGGTAGATGGAGAGGCGGTCAGTAGTTTTTATTCTTATCGTTTCCTGGGCCTTAATCCTGCGAACGGCATCCCTGTATTTAATGATTATGCAGATCGTATGCATTTACTGGAAGACCGGGAATTGGAAGATATTGTTCTGATGACTATGGAAAAAAGCGGGCAACGGGATCCGATTTTTACAGGTAGTTTGTCGACTTCACTAACCTATAAAAGTCTTTCACTTTCTGTGAATATGTCTTATAGTCTGGGATCGAAAGTGCGTTTATTCAGTCTTTATGAACCGATTTTGAATGGAGTAAGTGCTGAAAAAAATATAAGAAAGGAATTTGTTAATCGTTGGATGGCTCCGGGAGATGAATTGAATACCAATGTTCCGGTGATTTTAAGTCCTTCGGATCCAGATTATTTCAGTTCTCTTGTTCATTTTTCTTCTGTGACGAGTTCAGATATTTCTCACATTCAGCAATTTGCTAATAGTGTGTGGGATATGTACGATAAATCCGATATACGTGTAGTGAGCGGTAATTATTTGAAATGTTCTTCTTTGTCGTTGCGTTATACGCTGAATACCGAATGGTTGAGGAAGACTCCGTTTTCAAATGTGCAATTGAGCCTCAACAGTATGAATCTTTTTACAGTTTCTGCAAAAGCTCTGAAGGGACAGGATCCGTCGCAGGCTGGTTTTGCAAAACCCAATTTGTCGGTAAGGCCTTCGTATACTTTCCAATTGAATGTAACTTTTTAA
- the carA gene encoding glutamine-hydrolyzing carbamoyl-phosphate synthase small subunit — protein MQNLKKARLVLQDGTVYEGTSFGYEKSVSGEVVFYTAMTGYPESLTDPSYKGQILVPTYPMIGNYGVPVDDEENGVSKFFESDKIHCTAIIISDYSFAYSHWNSQKSLGQWLKEQQVPGLFGIDTRALTKKLREHGAMLGRIEFDNISIPFYDPNEHNIVAEVSTKEVVEYGHGKYKVILVDCGVKYNIIRCLLKRDVTIKRVPWDYDFTQEECDGYFLSNGPGDPAKCDITIKHIKKILTGDRPIMGICLGNQLMARAAGAVTYKLKYGHRSHNQPVMQPGSNRCYITSQNHGFAIDDKTLPIDWEPLFVNVNDGTNEGIRHKTKPFFSAQFHPEASSGPVDTEYLFDKFIENMEKGNK, from the coding sequence ATGCAAAATTTAAAGAAAGCGCGTTTAGTTCTGCAGGACGGAACTGTTTATGAAGGAACTTCATTCGGATATGAGAAGTCGGTTTCCGGTGAAGTGGTGTTCTACACGGCGATGACCGGTTATCCGGAAAGTTTGACGGATCCCTCCTACAAAGGTCAGATTTTGGTTCCTACCTATCCTATGATCGGTAATTACGGAGTTCCGGTGGATGATGAGGAAAACGGGGTTTCAAAATTTTTCGAATCGGATAAGATTCATTGTACAGCGATTATCATTTCCGATTATTCATTTGCATATAGTCATTGGAATTCGCAAAAAAGTCTCGGACAGTGGTTGAAAGAACAACAGGTACCGGGACTTTTTGGTATAGATACGCGGGCATTGACAAAGAAATTGCGTGAACATGGAGCCATGTTGGGAAGAATAGAATTCGATAATATTTCGATTCCCTTTTATGATCCCAATGAACATAACATTGTAGCCGAAGTTTCTACAAAGGAAGTTGTGGAGTACGGACACGGAAAATATAAAGTGATCTTAGTGGATTGTGGGGTGAAGTATAACATTATTCGTTGTCTTTTGAAACGGGATGTGACCATTAAACGGGTTCCCTGGGATTATGATTTTACTCAGGAAGAGTGTGACGGATATTTTTTGTCCAACGGTCCCGGTGACCCTGCTAAATGTGATATAACCATCAAGCATATTAAAAAAATTTTGACCGGTGATAGACCGATTATGGGGATTTGTTTAGGCAATCAGTTGATGGCAAGAGCTGCCGGTGCTGTGACTTATAAATTAAAATACGGTCACCGCAGTCATAATCAACCGGTGATGCAGCCCGGAAGCAACCGTTGTTATATTACTTCACAAAATCATGGATTTGCTATCGATGATAAAACATTACCGATAGATTGGGAACCTCTTTTTGTGAATGTCAATGACGGTACTAACGAGGGGATACGCCACAAAACCAAACCTTTTTTCTCGGCCCAGTTCCATCCCGAAGCTTCCAGCGGGCCTGTAGATACAGAATATCTGTTCGATAAGTTTATCGAGAACATGGAAAAAGGTAATAAGTAA